AACCAAAATTACGTCTGGAGTCTTATAGTCAATGAGATTTAGTTGGTTGTAGtattgtaaatacatttatttagaataaataaataacttttagCAGAAGGCACGTGAGAGATGACACATCCTGTTAATTACTTAATTTCTGCTGTGAAGAATGTCTGGAGTGGGAAGACATGGAGTTCAGAGGACTTCATGGTTACTCCTGTGACATTCTTGACAGTAGggggggttccacaaggctctatACTTGGTCCCCTTTTATTCATTGTATTCAGGATTTGGGTTCAGATGTGACAGATGCTCATTGGACGTGGTGTCCTAGCAGGTAACTCCGAATTCTCAACCCCTGAAACAGTCTAGAACTCAGCAACGTTTGCATGAATTTTGCCATGCTTACAGTAGTCTATTATTGGCCGACgaggctgtgattggaataCAGGAATGGATCTTTTGACAAATCAAAATCACCCATATTTCGGGATGTCCCAGACAATACAGTTGGCAACCCTACTAGCGGGAAAGCAAGCGGTTACATAAAAATGAAGGTTGCGGGATTAAATCCCAAACTGTGTTAAAATGTAtgtgcagagtttcacaatacaatcactttactttcaattATTGTGCAATATTTGTATATACAGTCAAGTCCATAaaattgggacatcgacacactTCTAATCTTTCTGGTTCTTCAGGAGCACAATGTGcttaaactgcagaaactgtTCCATGGACAGGTTATTTCCTCATTATCCCATTTACAAGGAGCAGATAAATGGCCTTCAAAGAGCTGTCACTATCACTGACGCAAAccatcattaggctgaaaaataaaaaacatcagaGCGATAGCAAAAACATGAAGTATGGCCAAATCAACTGTTTGGaattttcttaaaaagaaagaatgtaCAGATGATGTGAGCCACACCAAAACACCCTGAGGACCACAGAAAACAACTGTGGTGGAAGGCCGAAGAGTTTTTCCCTGGTGAAGGAAAAACCCCTTCACAACAAGAACATTCTACAGAAGATGCTATTGTCTTTTGCttctcttatcttgtactgtccacttcctgacaatgtaaatttccctcttgtgagactaataaaggatcatcttatcttaataATGTAAACATTGTTAGATATACTAGATTTGGTCAAACAAGACgccataaataaaatgcattaacaaaCTTTATTGAATGAATAGTAACAACTACAAATAGAATACCTTTAAATTCCATTTTGACGTGTATGGTTACATATTTCTTAAACTGTACCAACATTGTAGATTTAaacattgacacaggacataaagGACAATGAAAACAGCACCAGACGGAAGAGGATCTTTTTTGACTCAACATTTAATGTTTATATCGATGAATGCATCCAATAgtcaaactaaataaataaacagttacTCTGTAATTGTAATTGTCCTAAGAATTTGCAGTGCTGTAACCCAACACAAAATAAACGTCTTGTATATAACTTCCGGCGTCTCAGTCGCTAGAGGGCGCTCCATTATAACAAAACCCACAAAACCGATTCGTTTTAAAATAACAGCGCAATGAAAGAGATGTTGGTGAAATAAACTAACTATAACCTTTATACAAAGTTATAGTAACCaataaaagttattaaaaaaaacgtcTTTTTCCGTTCCTTGTTATATTAGCATTAATTAGTCCATGCCAAGAAGTGACATTCATTTTGTGATGATTAATAACTATAGACATTAAACTATAGACTGGTGGAAGAAacacattcataattttttagCCCTTTCAGTAGAAACCATAAAATTGTTTTCATCCTAATGTGTTTAAGGttctgatttagtttttttttcacattcagaTAAATGGGggagtttatgtgtgtgtgtcctactCACCAGTTTAGTTCACCACTATTTCAATGTGTGGTtaaacatgcaatttttgggATCAGGCATTTAAGTACACATACATAGAACACGTGGGAGAACTATACATTAAAAGTGACTGCTTTTACTCGGCAGCATAGTTTTTAGACAGCGATCTTTTTCATATTTGGTTATTTTTATCtaatatattttacagttcaTGAAATTGTGAAACCGCCCAGTGGCCATTAAAAAAGGGGTCTCGATTGTTGTTTTCTTGCCGCTGAACTTCGTCCCGGCTGCTGGttctctcgcgagatctggcgaGATCTGCTGCTTCCTACCTGTTTTCTTCTGTAGCGACCAAGAGGAACGTTTCTTCTCGCACAATAACCTATTCGGCAAAATGTTGAATGAAATCAGTGACAATTTTGGAGTTGCCAAAGGTACGGCTTATGAATTGTCCTATCTACAGACACGTATACACTGTtagcaaatgcaaatgcaaaaaaaacacagaaagttAGCTGAGCTAGTTAGCCACGGGGCTAAGTTAAGTGACTGGGGAGTTTTGCCACATTCACTCGCGTTAGAAAGCAGACCCGAAAGAGCCAAATGTATAATTTGAACACATTTAACGCCGAGCAGCCGCGCCGCTCCGCACCTGTCAGAAGTGAACCGACGTCTGGAGGAACGTCTTGCTGTCGACAATGTCCCGCAGCCACTTCTCCCTGAAGCGGATCCGCCCCGGGCGGAGCTGGAGGTGGTGGGACTCGGCCGAGAAGTAGACCTCCACCGGCAGCGTCCGAGGCTTCGTTTTGGAGACCAGGACGAGGAAGTAGACGCTGGCCGTGGCGCGGGGGATCGGGCCGCGTGGGGTCGGTACGCTCCACTGGGTTCTGTACTGGTACTGCGTGTGGAAGTCCAGCTCAGTCTCCCGGAGAAAGTCCAAACTGACGCGCCACTCGGGACCCACCCCCCACGTGCGGATGTACTCCTCTATTTGCTTCTTTCCCGTTTCGACGGTAAAATCCTTGCATGCTACCCAGTTAATGTTCCCGATTTGACCGGGATCGGAGGTTTCCACCCCTCGAGGAGAATCGGATGCCGTTTCGGCGAGGTTCGGGGTACAAGATCGGTCCCCCATTTTGCCGAACCTAGCCCTTCACTTCTTTAAAACACTGCTTGGTGAGACTGCTGCTCGGTTCAGTTTTCAAGGGTTGTCATGGCTACAGGACTCCATCCGGGTAATGTCGAGGCAGGAGGCACAAGGCTCCATCAGAGGCCTATAAAGTATGGAATCCGATTTGTGCCCAAAACCTTTCCTAACATCCTAACTTAAATTAGATGttgaaatgtacagtacaggccaaaagtttggagacaccttctcattcaatgtgttttcttaattttatgaccatttacattggtagattctcactgaaggcatcaaaactatgaatgaacacatgtggagttatgtacgtaacaaaaagtggagacctggcctccacagtcaccggccatgaacccaatccagatggtttggggtgaaggaaAAAGGGGCCAACAACCTCTGGAAActcaagactgttgggaaaaccatttcaggtgacgacctcttgaagctcatcgagagaatggcaagagtgtgcaaagcagtaatcagagcaaagggcggatattttgaagaaactagaatataaaacatgttttcagtaatttcaccttttttttttttttcagtacataactccacatgtgttcattcattgttttgatgcacCCATCACTCTTACTTGAGCTCTTATGTAATTAAGAACATTCTTTGTTCTAAAACAGTTTAAAACACTTTAATAGTTGAACATAAACTTTCTTGCCGTAGCCccctactgtgtgtgtgaactgggTAAGGAGTTGGTGGAACTGGGTCACTGACCTCCCATCTTGGCATGTTGTGTCGTGATaagaaaatatacaaattcaggagattcagatttttttttgtagaattgtAATGATTATAAAGATGATGTTCTAGTAATTGACGCTTGAATATGTTCTCTTGCAGATGGCCTGTTAAGGCGGAACAgtgtcttttatgtttttactgGATATATGGCAGCGAGCAGTGCCTAACAAGCAGATGGAGTTAATGTTAGGGCTGCCGTCtaaatccttgtttttttaGCCCAtggaaaaacagcaccaccAAAAAATTCTCCTTATTTTTGCTGCTGTCTGTGTTTCCTTCATGCTTCAGGCAATGCATTAGACCACTCCTCAGCGGGCTTGACTACCTTAACTGGACACAAATCCAGAAAAGTGCAGGAAAGGCCTGGCCGTAAAGCATGGGCGTTCAGGCCTAGGCGACTCTGGCACAAACTCAACCTGTGTGCAGGAGAGTTTTTTCCCAGCAGCCCCACGCGTCGTCACTCAAGCCAACGCATGTCGCGCATTCGTAGCACGCTGGACACCGTCTCCAAAGCAGTCAGTGGGACGGTGAACATCGACCTCTTCTCCAAGGTGGCGCGAATCAAACCCAATGCTGCCCACGTGGGCAAAGCCGTAGCGGTCAACGTGGCTGAGGCTGAGGTTTCTGCGCTTGTAGCCATGGATACACCTGAGCTGAGGAACAAAGAGGAACGTGCAGAGCAGGGACAACTGGTCCATGGCAGAGCGCAACCTCCAGCGAATTTAACTACCCACACTGGTCACACGTCCTCCGCCGTGGCCATACAGATGTTGCAGCGTTTCCAGCCTGCAGCCTTCTCCACCAACATGGACGAGACCTACGCTCATCTCTACCAGCATGTCAACACCTACTTTGGCAGTGACACGTCTACTAATGACAAGCAGCCCCAGAAACTCGGTGGGGGTCCAGAGGATTCAGGACTTGATCCCAGTCAGGTTCCTTGTAGAGGTATAATGGAACCCATGCCGGTCATGGTGCCCGTCTCTGAGAAAACACCTACAGATTCCTCACCTGTTCCACCTGCCCTGGACCAGGGTGGCCCAGCTACTGACACCAATCAGTCCTCACCTTCCTCAACCACTGAGGGTGAAGGGACCCCGAGCCCTTCCAAGAAGGGCATCAGCCAGTACCTCTATTACCCCAAACCCAGTGTGCAGGCGTTTGTGGGAAACTACATCGCTCCGCTTGTCCCAAAATTTCGGAGTGATCCCCAGAAAGCTGCTGCTGCGGAAAAGGAGAAGGCCTCGGGTTCCGAGCCGGTTGCATCAAAGGGAGGAGAAAGCTCAGAGGAGAGCAAAGAGCAGAAAGCAGCTGAGGACAAGGCCCAGAGACTGCTGTCTCAAAGAGAGAAGGTAACATTGGCTTCACGTTCCCACTTCTTTTAGTGAAATCTGAACACAGTTTAAaaggttttttattatttatttattttttaagattaTTGCCCGAGTAAGTGTGGACAACAGGACCAGAGCTCTTGTGCAGGCCCTGCAGAGAGTTACCGATGTGAAAATCACTGTTAGCCGAGTGGAGGACCTCAGTTTCCACCTACTAGAGTTCCCGGAGACCAGAGGGGTGGCGGTCAAGGTAGGCGCCGCTCAAGAACTTTGTGCATGAATAGACCCTTAAAGCCCAGACAGCACATGACGAGACCCAGTGCCAGGCACATCTTGGTATGCAAGGAGAACATACGAATGAGTGAGGACCTGGGATGTGAATTCTGAAAACGAAAAAGAGAGCCAGCGACTAGATAGTAGCTCAATATTTTTTGTTCCCTTTGGAGCCACATATTGCAAGTTCATCATGCAGATGGTTATGAAGGAAGTCTTTAAGGGCAGTTTTTCATTTTGGACACTGATGAATGTATGATGAGGTTTTGATGGAGCACTTGCATCAAAGTCAAAGTTCCCATCAACAGATCTATTTTTTTGATACAGGGACCAGTCCCaaaaattgtgatttaaaatgtgttgtggttCCAAATGACAGATTTACACAAATCCTCAGCCAGCTGATAACCCTACAGGTAGCATTTGTGGTCTgggatttataatttatttttaattactgaAACAATGCAAAACCACTGGTAGATACCGTGTAGGCTAAGGAAAGAACACtccatatttcatattcataaacCTTTAGTTTTGGTTAAAACAGAATAATTCAAAATAATCAAAAACTGAAATGATTGATTGTTATCTTTTGGTGTGCATTATGAGCAAATTCAACATGAAATCATTCACAGTTATTATTCTGTCAACCTTTTTACCCTAGGAAAGGGTGGTCCCATGTCTACTGCGTCTCAGACAGGCAAGCGATCCTGCCCTCCAGAGTGCTGTGAGGCAGGCTCTGGCCCTGGTGGGTTATACTGACCCCGTCAAAGGCCGCGGAATCAGGGTGCTGTCTATCGACGGCGGAGGAACCAGGTGGGCTTCCTTACAGCTATGTCCTCATGCATTTCACACTGTCGCATTATTAACCTTAAACTCAAACAGGCTTTTCAACAGCTGATCAAAACTTGATGACCAAAGAGGCAAAAGGACAACGGTATTCTCCTGGAAGAATTCCATCGTCAGCTGCCTGAGGATTCAGTTTGATGTTAAGAAAGATCTGTTGTAAACTGCAGCAATTTCCCATCAGATGAGGGTTCTCAGTTGAAGACGTGTTTCAGGGGTGGCAAACACGGGCCACAACTGCGAGATCTATTGTTGTGGCCTGgtgatatgaagcgctgataacactaAAACGACAGATCTTATAACGCattgcttcagttgccttgccagacgtgatctttacactgcagctgaacaggagcagtttccactaAAAATGTGCTGTACCACTGACTTCCTTTTCGATACCAAGCAAAATTCAGGTTGGAATGTGCGATACAGAGAGCTcatacaaaaatgaaatgtgtttggaaaatctaaataaaaagtgtacGTCCTGCGGCGCCGCCCGATTTTCCGGGGTGGTCAGCTGCTCTGCGTGcgcacctgcaagaaagtgtcccgCATTTTGGTGGAGAAAGTGGGCAATATGATTGAGTTGCGTAAtccttttctttgttttgctaAATGCAGTTCAGACAGATTCTGATTGATCGCACTGATTAACCGAACAGAATGGCTGTTCTTGTGCTTTCAGAGGACTGGTTGCATTGCAGACTCTGCACAAGCTGGAGAAGCTGACCGGGAAACCAATCTATGAGCTGTTTGACTACATATGTGGGGTCAGCACCGGTACGTTCTTTCGTTGTTTCTCTCAGTGAATGAGAAAATTTGGAGAAAGTGCTTCTGAAAGTGATTCTACTATTCCAGGATCCATATTGGCCTTCATGCTGGGGGTGTTTCAGATTCCGCTGGCTGAGTGTGAGGAGATGTACAGGAAGCTGGGCTCAGACGTCTTCAAACAGAACCTCATCGTGGGCACAGTGAAGATGGGATGGAGCCACGCATACTATGACAGCGAGACCTGGGAGAACATCCTAAAGTGATCATTTTAGTTACATAGCACGTTCATGCAATCTTTTCAGCTCAAAGTACTTATTAGAGAAAATATATGACACAtttataaatttaaaaaatactaaTTAGTAAATGGAATGTAAATTAATTCAATAAAAGGAGAATTTACACAGCCAATGAGATATTTTTGTAAGATTGGTCTTAACACCCATTACTCATAATGATTTACCAATTTACTATTTGTAGAGAAAGAATGGGGGCTCAGCTTATGATTGAAACGGCAAAGAATCATAAATGTCCTAAGGTGAGTGGATGTTAGTTTAGATCTCGGTTCACTTGACTTGCATGGTTCTTGAACAAATCCGTACCACTGACAGCTTTATCGTTTTTCCCCTTATTCTCCTTCAGGTGGCAGCAGTTAGCACTATAGTTAACAGAGGCCTACCATTGAAGGCGTACGTCTTCAGGAACTACAACTTCTTGCCGGGGGTCAGGTCTCATTATCTTGGGGGTTGTCAGCACAAACTATGGCAAGCAATCAGAGCCTCTTCAGCCGCCCCGGGCTTTTTCCAGGAGTTCGTGCTGGGCAGCGACCTCCACCAGGTCCGTACAACGGTGCTGACTTAGCACATTTAGCAATATGTcttccttccatttttttttttttcttaatttgagACACTTGTTTCCTTTTTGGGGTAGACTGTTGTGGCAATGACTGCTGTTCTTTTCCCCAAATATAAGTGTAAAATGAGATCAaattgaaatatccaacataaaAGGTAGGCAGATGATAGAAAGATATGCCCCACTTTTTTGAGAAATTATTCTGATGAGGGTATGACATTAGCACTGGTAGATATATTACAATTATGTAGGTAGTCGCCAAGTTGTGAAATGTGCTCGatatgtggggggaaaaaaaaaaaactatttgagtGAGTGATTATTTGGGAGATAATACAGggcttttggattttttgagTAATATGAGACCAACTCATGTCATGGttagttttttctttaagaAGAACGAAAAACATCTAACTGTGTGTaggagtgaataaaaaataatagaCCATATTTCCTAGCCCCACTAGCCTTGCCAACGtaccttttattaaaataaaaatgagtggTTGTCTGTCTCtccaccccccaaccccacctCGGGGCTCCCAAGGGTGTGAGTCTCTTGGTGACCGCATCTGTGCCTCCTTAATAATCTCTCCAGACTGTGATCATGGTGCCTGGCATCCTTTTATTTTTGGACTGCTTTTTGGTCTAATAGGAAGATAATGGAATAGGGTTGcctataataatattataaatgcAGTCATCTATGTCATGTGGCTGTTTAATAAtcttgcttttttgtttttttggcaggaTGGAGGTCTCCTCATAAACAACCCCACAGCTCTGGCCATCCACGAATGCAAGAACCTGTGGCCCAACACGCCCATTCAGTGTGTGGTGTCTTTAGGCACCGGTCGCTATGAATCTGCCAGCAGGAACACCGCCACCTACACCAGCCTGAAAGCCAAGCTAACTAACGTCATAAGCAGTGCCACAGACACAGAAGGTGAGGCGCTGGTAGCCCTATAACGCCCACTGTACCATAGACAGTATGCTTGTTTTAGTGGCCATTAAATACACCGAATgtgtcaatataaaaaaatgcaatctaTGTTTGAAATGCAGAATATTACTCTACATATGTATTTCAGATCTGTTCACGAGACGATAGACAATATGGGGTTTACAAAAATGAGATTTTAAAGGCCATTTCCATTCTGACTGGCTCCTGGTTCCTGtctgtttaaaaacatactactcagtaattttgtgtgtgtgtgtgtgtgtgtgtgtgcgcgcgcgcgttaATCACATCATGActattacaaatattatttaccTAAATGAGATGAATGTGATTATTGATCAGTTCTGATAGAATAGCGCTTTTCTAAGCGTTACTTAAGGCACATGTGGCATCCCATCGATCCAGTGATCCAGCTTTATGATGAATGCTCTCATTCACTGCTTCTTTATCCACCTTCCACCGCAGAGGTCCACATCATGCTGGATGCCCTGCTCCCACCTGACACCTACTTCCGCTTCAACCCCTACATGAGCGAGGATGTCCCTCTGGACGAGGTCCGGCGGGAAAAGCTCAACTTCCTACAGGAGGAGGGGCTGCACTATTTAGAACGGAACGAGGCGAAGCTGAAGAAAGCGGCCTGCGTGCTGACCCAGGAAAAACGGGCCATCCAGAGACTGGCAGAGTGGGCGCAGCTGAAGGCCGACATGTACGACGGCCTGCCTTTTTTCTCCAAGCTCTAACGCTGCTGTATCCCAGTGGTGCGAGAGTCCAGGGCTCTCAGTTGCTCTGCCAACAGATGGCATTTGAAGGTAGCATGAAGAACGGTTTTCCTGAACATTTACAGGTATTTGTATTTGACTCTCTACTGAGGTCATTTCTGTTTAATTACACTACTTTGTCCTTAGTGCAGCCGTGTGTATGTTTCGCTGATTTATTGATTTGAAGCATAGCCAAATAAGCATGCACTTTACTCTCTAGCATAACTTAATATGACAGCACATTTGCAGTGACCTTTCTGTTATTGATTACATCTTTAGCACGATAACTTGAGCTCCTGAGGATGAGTACTTgaagaaacaaataaacatgtaaataacTTCCTGCTCTGACtgtctaaaataaaaattgtgttaaACACCAGAGAGATTATCCAATTTACAGTCAATAAaaatttcataaattatttattgttctctTTGAATGTCTATCCATTGAACtattatggaaaaaaaatatatatatatatatacagtacaggccaaaagtttggacacaccttctcattcaatgtgatttctttattttcatgaccatttacattggtagattctcactgaaggcatcaaaactataaataaacacatgtgtttagcacttgtcaacccctttgccttcattctgcggtccagctcaccccaaaccatctcgattgggttcaggtccggtgaccgTGGAGGCCAAgtcttgaatgagaaggtgtgtctgaacttttggcctgtgctgtatatgtCTGACtaataaataatcaaaaaaGTGGATGGGACTCAGTGATCCTGAATTGTATTGTAAAAGTCACAATACTCCCCCATGCTAAAAGCTGaattttttcagaaataattactgCTGCATGGCAACCAGCAACGTTCTTCTGTATGTAGAACTAGCAAAATTGTTTTATTCTCATATAGTATATATGAATATGGAAACTAACTGGTTCATAAGGAGGTTAGATGGGCTCGCAATAAAGTGCTTTTCCACAACCGCGTCCATGTGCTGTTTCTTGTGTGCTCACGACATGACATTTCTAACGGCCTTTTAAATCTGGCATCACCCCGGGTCGACCTAAACAAAGCAGACGCTTTGTTATTTCACCTTCTTTAATGAGGcctgctttttccacccagttTCCATACACACTGTACAAgttaatgaaatattctgaaGACTGGAGGTATAgtcctgcttgttttttttgtgaatccCAGAAAAATCATAAGAATTCAATAGCCAAGTAATGAAATGTCGTTCCTCTCAGGCCCCCTCATGGTAATTTATACTTAAAGAATTTTGAAGAAGGTATATGCATAAATGTTCATCTAAATTACATTCTTTATGTATCTTTATATTGGTATTTGTTAAAGGagttgattttttaaaatatttcttatCCCTGGAGGAGTTTATGCTGAGGTTATTGCGTGTGAAGATCGAGGAAATGATGCTGATCCAGCTTGATGCAGTCCCGTGTCTGGATAATGGAAACTGAGCAATCCAGATTGTTGGACGTCTGCAGAACAATAGTCCTAGAGTGCTGTTACCTAGCAACCACACACTCTGCTCATTCAGGCCTTATTTTTAATCAACTTTCCTCACAATGGAACCATCTTTTTTTAGTGACAGTCTTTAACGCAATGCCTTCATGCAACCTGAAATGAGCAGATTTTTTATGGCTGTTGAGCATGAGGCGATAAAGTGAGTCTGGGGAAGTAAGACGAATGCCAGACGCGGTTTCACGGCCTTTTGAAACAATTCACTGACTTCCAGGTCAGCTAAACACAGCAGACACCATACATTTGAGTCATATGTTTAAATGACCTCCCTGTGAAACTATAGTTGGCAGTAGTCTAAAGGGGTGAATCAAGGGAGGACGGTTCATCAGCGCCCATCGTTACTGGCTTCTCTTTCCTGGCACTGTCACCGTGGCGTCCAGTGCTGCCCGCACTGCCACGCTTTCCAACTTCTTAGATGGACGAGCGGCTGCTTCAGACAGGAAGGAAATGAAAGTGTGATCATTCACACCGCTGCTTCCCAGGAAGCTGAGCACGTAAACAGTAGGATCCCTGGTGTACCTCAACCTGAATGTGGAGGACCAGAAAACCTCGTACCCTGTGGTGATGTGGGAATTGCTGCAGCTAATCTTCTTGACCTCCATTTGTGACCTAGGCATGGCCATAAATTAGATGAGgaatgctgttttgtttttttttgtttttttttacagaaagagATTTACATGCTTTTCGGTATTATAATCTGTACATAGAATAATATCCAGGACTGTCAAAATGAATCAGGTTTCTACTGATTAATACTGTTCCTAAACCCTTTTCTAGAACATGCTCTGACCATTTTTATGTGAGCAACTGTGTCCCGGAGCAGGACACTTGTCATACTTTTAGAAAAATGCATGGTGTTTCATCTCATCTTTTAATCAGTGAAACTCGCAGAGACTCAAGATTGTGGCACCAAATAATTCATGACAAGTCCAACGAATGGAGCCTGGATCGAGATGCAGCCCCGCGTCCCTATTTATACCTCCCGCAAATGCTGGCCTGCGGGTCCGTCCCGAGGACCTCTTCAttcgtatttaaaaaaaaaaaaaaaaaaaaaaaaaacagtgcccGCATTCGTGTTTATTCGGAAAATCTGTTCACGGGAGCCATTTGCGAGACTCGGCTCAGCGGGAAGATTCGGACCGGCGGCGCGCTGCGCTGCTGCGGCGCGTCCGCGGGGCGGCGCTGCGCGTCTCCCCGGAGCGGCGCGACAGCCCCGGGGATCCCTGGCTGCGTGGAAGTCGTGCCGCGCCGAAGCGACGAGAGGGAGAGGCGCACCATTATCCCGGGTCCTGTGCCACGGTGgaggtgttttattaaaaagcgGTGAGTTCGTCTTCATTTTGAAATGCGTCGCGCCGCGGTGCGTTTTGAGGGATGCGCTGCTCGGCGGAACAGGAGAAAATGCGCATTTGGTGCAGTGGATGCCTGGAAGACGACGTCCAGTTGTGGATTCCCCATGGCAACCGGTGATGTTGCGGATATTTTGCATGTTGTGGGTCGGAGGCACAGACCTCATCATGTCTGAAGAATACACCGTATGATTTGCGTCGTTAAAAGGGGTTTTTCCTGCTGATCCTCTCCATATTTTTATATGGATGTATATTTCGTCCAAAACAATtgatgcattattttttatcGTGTCTTTGTCAGCCTGGTTAAATGCATGGGCCTGAAACCACGCGTCTTGTACTGGTAACGAACCCGGGCATGCAGCATAAATGCTCAACGTCCTGTATAAATACAGTGGCATGGCACGGGAG
The Denticeps clupeoides chromosome 15, fDenClu1.1, whole genome shotgun sequence DNA segment above includes these coding regions:
- the pnpla8 gene encoding calcium-independent phospholipase A2-gamma, whose amino-acid sequence is MLNEISDNFGVAKGNALDHSSAGLTTLTGHKSRKVQERPGRKAWAFRPRRLWHKLNLCAGEFFPSSPTRRHSSQRMSRIRSTLDTVSKAVSGTVNIDLFSKVARIKPNAAHVGKAVAVNVAEAEVSALVAMDTPELRNKEERAEQGQLVHGRAQPPANLTTHTGHTSSAVAIQMLQRFQPAAFSTNMDETYAHLYQHVNTYFGSDTSTNDKQPQKLGGGPEDSGLDPSQVPCRGIMEPMPVMVPVSEKTPTDSSPVPPALDQGGPATDTNQSSPSSTTEGEGTPSPSKKGISQYLYYPKPSVQAFVGNYIAPLVPKFRSDPQKAAAAEKEKASGSEPVASKGGESSEESKEQKAAEDKAQRLLSQREKIIARVSVDNRTRALVQALQRVTDVKITVSRVEDLSFHLLEFPETRGVAVKERVVPCLLRLRQASDPALQSAVRQALALVGYTDPVKGRGIRVLSIDGGGTRGLVALQTLHKLEKLTGKPIYELFDYICGVSTGSILAFMLGVFQIPLAECEEMYRKLGSDVFKQNLIVGTVKMGWSHAYYDSETWENILKERMGAQLMIETAKNHKCPKVAAVSTIVNRGLPLKAYVFRNYNFLPGVRSHYLGGCQHKLWQAIRASSAAPGFFQEFVLGSDLHQDGGLLINNPTALAIHECKNLWPNTPIQCVVSLGTGRYESASRNTATYTSLKAKLTNVISSATDTEEVHIMLDALLPPDTYFRFNPYMSEDVPLDEVRREKLNFLQEEGLHYLERNEAKLKKAACVLTQEKRAIQRLAEWAQLKADMYDGLPFFSKL
- the akap14 gene encoding A-kinase anchor protein 14; translated protein: MGDRSCTPNLAETASDSPRGVETSDPGQIGNINWVACKDFTVETGKKQIEEYIRTWGVGPEWRVSLDFLRETELDFHTQYQYRTQWSVPTPRGPIPRATASVYFLVLVSKTKPRTLPVEVYFSAESHHLQLRPGRIRFREKWLRDIVDSKTFLQTSVHF